One window from the genome of Pedococcus badiiscoriae encodes:
- a CDS encoding saccharopine dehydrogenase family protein, with amino-acid sequence MSDAANEPRPYDVVVFGATGFVGRLVAAYLAEHAPADVRIALAGRSRQRLEEVRAGLPAAAHDWPLVTADVADPASLRELAASTTAVASTVGPYLRYGLPLVQACADAGTHYADLTGEVLFVRAAIDAVDARARETGARIVTACGYDSIPSDLGVLLLHERAVADAAGGLLDTTLHARSKGGLSGGTIDSSRAQLEAVGEDRTLRKVLFDPYALSPDRSAEPELGSERDPSSVFTDSETGEWVGPFIMASFNTRIVRRSNALRDHAYGRRFRYREVSSYGRGLRGRRRATLFTAVMGLAFAGLANPRTRPLFDALAPSPGEGPSEENRRSGWFSMKIRTTTETGRRYLATVSAQGDPGYAATAVMLGEAALCLALDGDRLPQAAGVLTPATAMGDALVERLRARDFVMTVDELSDRP; translated from the coding sequence ATGAGCGACGCCGCGAACGAGCCCCGCCCCTACGACGTCGTCGTCTTCGGGGCCACCGGCTTCGTCGGCCGGCTGGTGGCGGCATACCTGGCCGAGCACGCCCCTGCCGACGTCAGGATCGCCCTCGCCGGCAGGTCGAGGCAACGACTGGAGGAGGTCAGGGCCGGACTGCCGGCCGCGGCCCACGACTGGCCGCTGGTCACGGCCGACGTGGCGGACCCGGCCTCCCTGCGCGAGCTCGCTGCGTCCACCACCGCCGTGGCCTCCACGGTCGGCCCCTACCTGCGCTACGGGCTCCCGCTCGTCCAGGCGTGCGCCGACGCGGGCACCCACTACGCGGACCTCACCGGCGAGGTCCTGTTCGTGCGCGCCGCGATCGACGCCGTCGATGCCCGGGCGCGGGAGACCGGCGCGCGCATCGTCACGGCCTGTGGCTACGACTCGATCCCGTCCGACCTGGGCGTGCTCCTCCTGCACGAACGCGCAGTCGCGGATGCCGCAGGCGGCCTGCTCGACACCACGCTGCACGCCCGGTCCAAGGGTGGACTCAGCGGCGGCACGATCGACTCCTCGCGAGCCCAGCTCGAGGCGGTCGGTGAGGACCGGACGCTGCGCAAGGTGCTGTTCGACCCCTACGCGCTGAGCCCGGACCGCTCTGCCGAACCCGAGCTGGGCTCGGAGCGTGACCCCAGCTCGGTCTTCACCGACTCCGAGACCGGTGAGTGGGTCGGGCCCTTCATCATGGCCAGCTTCAACACGCGGATCGTCAGGCGCAGCAACGCCCTTCGCGACCACGCCTACGGCCGACGCTTCAGGTACCGCGAGGTCAGCTCCTACGGCCGGGGGCTGCGCGGGCGCCGGCGCGCGACCCTCTTCACCGCCGTGATGGGTCTGGCCTTCGCCGGGCTCGCCAACCCGCGGACCCGTCCCCTCTTCGACGCGCTCGCGCCGTCACCCGGCGAGGGCCCGAGCGAAGAGAACCGCCGCTCCGGCTGGTTCTCGATGAAGATCCGCACCACCACCGAGACGGGACGTCGCTACCTCGCGACGGTGTCGGCCCAGGGCGATCCCGGGTATGCCGCGACGGCAGTCATGCTGGGGGAGGCCGCCCTCTGCCTGGCCCTGGACGGCGACCGGCTCCCGCAGGCGGCAGGGGTGCTCACCCCGGCCACGGCGATGGGTGACGCCCTCGTCGAGCGGCTGCGAGCGCGCGACTTCGTGATGACCGTGGACGAGCTGTCCGACCGCCCCTGA
- a CDS encoding M20/M25/M40 family metallo-hydrolase: MTDDVLTNDQISALKTTVAGLMPGLRKDLEDLTRIPSVSLDAFDQAHVEASAEATAALLRAEGLEVEIVREGGRPAVIGHIDGPQGAPTVMLYAHHDVQPPGDDADWDSPPFEPTERDGRVYGRGAADDKAGIMAHLAALRAHAGNLPVGVTVFVEGEEEIGSDSLPTLLEVHGEKLRADAIVLADSTNWAIGEPALTTTLRGLIRVVITVTTLDHGIHSGMFGGAVPDAITPLIRILATLHDDAGDVAIAGLKSGTASDLEFDEARLREESGLLDGVEVIGTGTLLDRIWAKPTATVIGIDAPSVAKSSNTLVPTASAKVSIRLAPDEVPLEAYAAVQRHVAAHTPWGAKVEVHLDDQGAGFDADANGPVYDQARAAFTDAWGVEPVDIGVGGSIPFVASFAEKFPDAAILVTGVEDPDTRAHGANESLHLGEFEKVCVAEAVLLARLGAMPR, encoded by the coding sequence GACCGACGACGTGCTGACGAACGACCAGATCTCCGCCCTCAAGACCACGGTCGCGGGCCTGATGCCCGGCCTGCGCAAGGACCTCGAGGACCTCACCCGCATCCCCAGCGTGAGCCTGGACGCGTTCGACCAGGCCCACGTCGAGGCCAGTGCCGAAGCCACCGCGGCCCTGCTGCGTGCCGAGGGACTCGAGGTCGAGATCGTCCGCGAAGGTGGTCGTCCGGCCGTCATCGGGCACATCGACGGACCGCAGGGTGCCCCCACCGTCATGCTCTATGCGCACCACGACGTGCAGCCGCCCGGCGACGACGCGGACTGGGACAGCCCGCCGTTCGAGCCGACCGAACGCGACGGCCGCGTCTACGGACGCGGTGCGGCCGACGACAAGGCGGGGATCATGGCGCACCTCGCAGCCCTGCGGGCGCACGCCGGCAACCTGCCCGTCGGGGTCACCGTCTTCGTCGAGGGGGAGGAGGAAATCGGCTCCGACTCGCTCCCGACCCTGCTGGAGGTCCACGGCGAGAAGCTGCGTGCCGACGCCATCGTCCTGGCAGACTCCACCAACTGGGCCATCGGCGAGCCGGCCCTCACCACCACCCTGCGTGGCCTGATCCGCGTGGTCATCACGGTGACGACCCTCGACCACGGCATCCACTCGGGCATGTTCGGCGGGGCGGTCCCTGACGCCATCACGCCGCTCATCCGCATCCTGGCGACCCTGCACGACGACGCCGGCGACGTCGCGATCGCCGGGCTCAAGTCCGGCACGGCCAGCGACCTGGAGTTCGACGAGGCGCGCCTGCGTGAGGAGTCGGGCCTGCTCGATGGCGTGGAGGTGATCGGCACCGGCACCCTGCTCGACCGCATCTGGGCCAAGCCGACCGCGACCGTGATCGGCATCGACGCACCCTCGGTCGCCAAGTCCTCCAACACCCTGGTGCCCACCGCCAGCGCCAAGGTGTCGATCCGCCTGGCCCCCGACGAGGTGCCGCTGGAGGCGTATGCCGCCGTGCAGCGGCACGTCGCCGCCCACACCCCCTGGGGTGCCAAGGTCGAAGTGCACCTCGACGACCAGGGAGCGGGTTTCGACGCCGACGCCAACGGGCCCGTCTACGACCAGGCGCGCGCGGCCTTCACGGACGCCTGGGGCGTCGAACCGGTCGACATCGGCGTGGGCGGCTCGATCCCGTTCGTGGCCTCCTTCGCCGAGAAGTTCCCCGATGCCGCGATCCTCGTGACCGGTGTCGAGGACCCCGACACCCGCGCGCACGGCGCGAACGAGTCGCTGCACCTGGGCGAGTTCGAGAAGGTCTGCGTCGCCGAGGCCGTGCTCCTCGCGCGACTCGGCGCGATGCCGCGCTGA